One segment of Gordonia terrae DNA contains the following:
- a CDS encoding IS30 family transposase, translating to MHSAGRSLPSGRGQGRTISAEVRGQFWFGLRQGLTVAAAARTAGVSKKAGQRWFKQAGGVRPVTINAELEATVAPGSGPLSWIDRCRYRRNAHRRLHPGADRTAAWPRTLDDQPGSGAWQTSRPADQQGCYRALVGQNRAQAAARRPKQRKLVEGARLYTEVAERLKVRQSPAQISGSLSAEFPDDPEMQVSHETIYQALYVQARGGLKKEVQIALRTGRFHRKAQGRNTSDRARFKNMVSISERPAEADDRAVPGHWEGDLIMGTGNPSAIGTLVERTTGFVMLLHLREDHTAETVAAAMTAAVPQIPEILQRSLTWNQGSEMALHTAITAATGLPIYFADPHSPWQRGSNENTNGLLRQYFPKGTDLSFHGPGILANVAAELDARPRKRHGWRSPAYKLDELLRSGPTDPAVAATG from the coding sequence ATGCACTCTGCGGGGCGTTCGTTGCCCAGCGGTCGCGGTCAAGGCCGGACCATATCTGCTGAGGTCCGCGGGCAGTTCTGGTTCGGATTACGTCAGGGACTGACTGTCGCGGCGGCAGCCAGAACTGCCGGCGTGTCGAAAAAGGCTGGCCAAAGATGGTTCAAGCAGGCTGGCGGGGTGCGCCCTGTGACGATCAATGCCGAACTAGAAGCAACGGTCGCCCCCGGTAGCGGCCCGTTGTCCTGGATAGACCGCTGCCGGTATCGAAGAAATGCTCACCGCCGGCTACACCCAGGCGCAGATCGCACGGCTGCTTGGCCGCGCACCCTCGACGATCAGCCGGGAAGTGGTGCGTGGCAGACCAGCAGACCAGCAGACCAGCAGGGTTGCTATCGGGCTCTGGTTGGGCAGAACAGGGCCCAGGCCGCAGCGCGGCGCCCCAAACAACGCAAGTTGGTCGAGGGCGCCCGTCTTTACACTGAAGTCGCCGAACGACTCAAAGTCCGGCAGAGCCCGGCACAGATCTCGGGATCGTTGTCGGCGGAGTTTCCCGACGACCCGGAGATGCAGGTGTCCCACGAAACGATCTATCAGGCGCTCTACGTTCAGGCTCGTGGCGGACTCAAAAAGGAGGTCCAGATCGCGTTGCGTACCGGGCGGTTCCATCGTAAAGCGCAGGGACGCAACACCTCTGACCGTGCACGTTTCAAAAACATGGTGTCGATCAGTGAGCGGCCGGCCGAGGCCGATGATCGGGCGGTGCCTGGCCATTGGGAAGGTGACCTGATCATGGGGACCGGTAACCCCTCGGCGATCGGCACGCTCGTCGAGCGCACTACCGGGTTCGTGATGCTGTTGCACCTTCGCGAGGATCACACCGCCGAAACTGTCGCTGCTGCTATGACCGCGGCGGTACCCCAGATTCCCGAGATCTTGCAGCGGTCGTTGACCTGGAATCAGGGCTCGGAGATGGCGTTGCACACCGCGATCACCGCAGCGACCGGGCTGCCGATCTACTTTGCCGACCCACACAGCCCCTGGCAGCGAGGCAGCAACGAGAACACCAACGGCCTGCTACGCCAATACTTTCCCAAAGGAACCGACCTGTCGTTTCACGGGCCGGGCATCCTGGCCAACGTCGCCGCCGAACTCGACGCCCGACCCCGCAAGCGGCACGGTTGGCGCAGCCCCGCCTACAAGCTCGACGAACTACTACGATCAGGACCAACCGATCCCGCTGTTGCAGCGACCGGTTGA
- a CDS encoding 3,4-dihydroxy-2-butanone-4-phosphate synthase — translation MTRAQKTAGSTRRGCAPIGSDPQLRIRRATESLSEGNLVMIVDDRDHSRVQGYLILAAECATAQNVAFMVRHSSGLLCVALPASDCDRLELPRMEGVDETDLVELWARVTVDAIDGVTTGISASDRARTSTLLADVESGPRDFTRPGHVVPVRIAEAGLAERDSIAEAAVQVVAAAGRQPAALFATVVSGGAPGWDLPNLSELGRFAAAEGLSMITVTDIRDDYLDYGLSVERISTARVPQNEVAIYRLANSDVIYLVIVDGDHKGAVGVQLHTGDASSLALQERHQARPCLPSADAAGLIHIQHIGSDSVNKSVDAAIVATIVADLGPASVRLVNDNSALERALRVRGIENSGRRNAASRELRNC, via the coding sequence ATGACGCGAGCTCAAAAGACTGCGGGGAGCACCCGTCGAGGATGCGCCCCGATTGGATCCGATCCTCAACTACGCATACGTAGAGCCACAGAATCGCTCTCTGAAGGCAACCTCGTGATGATCGTTGACGATAGAGATCACTCACGGGTACAGGGCTACCTCATTCTTGCGGCCGAATGCGCGACAGCGCAGAATGTTGCATTCATGGTCCGGCACAGCTCGGGCCTCCTATGTGTCGCACTGCCAGCGTCCGATTGTGATCGCTTGGAACTACCCAGGATGGAGGGTGTCGACGAGACTGATTTGGTCGAGCTCTGGGCACGTGTAACTGTCGACGCCATAGACGGGGTAACGACCGGAATTTCGGCCAGCGATCGTGCGCGCACGTCTACGCTGTTGGCGGACGTCGAAAGCGGCCCGCGCGACTTTACCCGACCGGGGCATGTCGTTCCGGTGCGCATTGCCGAAGCGGGACTCGCCGAGCGGGACAGCATCGCCGAAGCAGCTGTTCAGGTGGTGGCTGCGGCCGGTCGTCAACCGGCCGCGCTGTTCGCGACCGTTGTAAGTGGTGGAGCCCCGGGATGGGATCTCCCAAATCTGTCCGAACTCGGTAGATTCGCCGCCGCGGAAGGTCTGTCGATGATAACGGTCACTGATATCCGGGACGACTATCTGGATTACGGATTATCCGTTGAGAGGATTTCGACCGCGAGAGTACCTCAAAACGAGGTTGCAATTTATCGGCTGGCCAACTCAGACGTGATCTATCTTGTCATCGTGGATGGAGATCATAAAGGGGCCGTTGGCGTACAATTGCACACTGGCGACGCAAGTTCTTTGGCGCTACAAGAGCGCCATCAGGCACGACCGTGTCTGCCCTCTGCCGACGCGGCTGGATTAATACACATTCAACATATCGGATCTGATTCCGTCAACAAATCGGTCGATGCTGCCATAGTGGCGACGATCGTAGCGGATCTCGGGCCGGCCTCGGTGCGTCTAGTGAACGACAACAGTGCCCTTGAACGCGCACTGCGAGTTCGGGGCATCGAAAACTCCGGCAGACGCAATGCCGCGAGCAGGGAACTAAGAAATTGTTAA
- a CDS encoding acyl-CoA dehydrogenase family protein: MLLDLDDARRDFRDYVRGWVDKNFPPERALELEKQEYQYPFELWDAMADAGFHAMGIDEAYGGQGGDAVDTAVLARELARSLGGLSWVWGIPSFAGAKALSHGGTEEQKKELLPALAAGRIRFSIAVTEPGGGTDLLGAMRTRATKVPGGWKVSGQKMWSTGAKQATYLLLLARSGDPEGPGKRPPTTLLLVPTDSPGIEMRYIPKMGMRAMGSCEVFLDDVFVSDSQLLGVENQGFKVLVASLNNERVMSGALALGMLDGILEESVEYASTRTAFGKVIGGHQIIQHYIADTALAQKQCELLTFDAAWREASGANCHKEANIVKVVTSELAVASADRGIQVLGGMGISSETHAQRFWRDLRQFRIAPISNEMARNNLAETFGLPRSY, from the coding sequence ATGCTGTTGGATTTGGACGACGCCCGCCGTGACTTCCGCGACTACGTGCGCGGGTGGGTGGACAAGAATTTTCCTCCCGAGCGCGCTCTGGAGCTGGAGAAGCAGGAGTACCAGTATCCGTTCGAACTCTGGGATGCCATGGCCGACGCTGGCTTTCACGCCATGGGCATCGACGAGGCGTATGGCGGGCAGGGTGGTGACGCCGTTGACACCGCTGTCCTGGCCCGGGAGCTCGCGCGAAGCCTCGGCGGCCTGTCCTGGGTGTGGGGCATCCCCTCGTTCGCCGGTGCGAAGGCGCTGAGCCACGGCGGTACCGAGGAACAGAAGAAGGAACTTCTCCCCGCACTCGCCGCCGGTCGCATCCGCTTCTCCATCGCGGTGACCGAACCCGGCGGCGGCACCGATCTGCTCGGTGCGATGCGCACGCGTGCCACCAAGGTGCCCGGTGGCTGGAAGGTCTCCGGGCAGAAGATGTGGTCCACTGGAGCAAAGCAGGCCACGTATCTGCTGCTGCTCGCAAGAAGCGGCGATCCTGAAGGTCCCGGCAAGCGTCCCCCGACGACACTTCTGCTCGTCCCGACGGACTCGCCGGGTATCGAGATGAGATACATCCCCAAGATGGGCATGCGCGCGATGGGGTCATGTGAGGTCTTCCTCGACGACGTGTTCGTGTCCGACTCACAACTGCTCGGCGTCGAGAACCAGGGCTTCAAAGTGCTCGTCGCTTCACTGAACAACGAGCGGGTGATGAGCGGTGCACTGGCGTTGGGCATGCTGGACGGCATCCTCGAGGAGTCCGTCGAATACGCATCGACCCGCACCGCATTCGGAAAGGTGATCGGCGGGCACCAGATCATCCAGCACTACATCGCCGACACCGCCCTCGCCCAGAAGCAGTGCGAGCTACTTACATTCGACGCCGCTTGGCGCGAGGCGTCGGGTGCGAACTGCCACAAGGAGGCGAACATCGTTAAGGTCGTGACTTCCGAGCTTGCCGTTGCCTCGGCCGATCGCGGCATTCAGGTCCTCGGTGGGATGGGCATCTCGTCGGAGACTCACGCGCAACGCTTCTGGCGGGATCTGCGTCAGTTCCGGATCGCGCCCATCAGCAACGAGATGGCGCGTAACAACCTCGCCGAAACCTTCGGTCTTCCACGGTCCTACTGA
- a CDS encoding SDR family NAD(P)-dependent oxidoreductase, producing the protein MSRTALVTGASRGIGLEIARRFASAGWDLTVSARTESTLAEATDSLRAESASEVSAVVADMASEEDVSRLAAAHRDRFGRLDALVLNAGMGSIGPFDEFPVRRLDKLLTVNVRSAYLLIQQLLPLLRATAGDAGSSRVIAISSLTGTASEPLNSAYGASKAALTSLCETLNTEESLGGVSATALCPGYVATDMTAPLTGEVPADTMIDPVEIAELAVGLTRLGRSAVIPAIFISRPGPLVWRV; encoded by the coding sequence ATGAGCCGCACCGCGCTGGTGACCGGCGCGTCACGGGGGATCGGTCTCGAGATTGCCCGCCGGTTCGCCTCTGCCGGATGGGATCTCACCGTCAGTGCGCGAACCGAATCCACTCTCGCCGAGGCGACGGACTCGCTGCGTGCCGAGTCGGCAAGCGAGGTGAGCGCGGTCGTGGCGGACATGGCGTCGGAAGAGGACGTCTCGAGGCTGGCCGCCGCACACCGGGACCGCTTCGGTCGCCTCGACGCCCTGGTACTCAATGCCGGCATGGGCTCGATCGGCCCGTTCGACGAGTTCCCGGTCCGCAGGTTGGACAAGCTGCTGACCGTCAATGTCCGCTCTGCGTATCTGCTCATCCAGCAATTGCTGCCTCTGCTCCGGGCTACCGCGGGTGACGCCGGATCGAGTCGGGTGATCGCGATCTCGTCGCTGACCGGGACGGCCTCGGAGCCGTTGAACTCGGCTTATGGCGCGAGCAAGGCCGCGTTGACATCGCTGTGCGAGACGCTGAACACAGAGGAGTCGCTCGGCGGGGTCAGTGCCACTGCGTTGTGCCCTGGTTACGTGGCGACGGACATGACCGCACCTCTGACCGGTGAGGTCCCGGCCGACACCATGATCGACCCGGTCGAGATCGCCGAGCTCGCGGTCGGACTGACCCGGCTGGGCCGCAGCGCGGTCATCCCCGCCATCTTCATCTCTCGGCCCGGACCGCTCGTGTGGCGGGTCTGA
- a CDS encoding SDR family NAD(P)-dependent oxidoreductase, whose amino-acid sequence MKVSGSSALVTGGASGLGLATAEKLSAAGAQVVIVDLPGSPGADVAERSEGITFVPADVRDSEQISAAIETASSLAPLRITINCAGIGDPAKTLGRRGPLALDRFERVISINLLGTFNVIRLAAEAIAATDPVEGERGVIVNTASVAAFDGQVGQASYSASKAAIAGMTLPVARDLAESLIRVVTIAPGMFATPILQGLTDDARASLEEQIPHPSRLGRPTEYADLVAHIVDNPMLNGETIRLDGALRMAPR is encoded by the coding sequence GTGAAGGTCAGCGGAAGCTCGGCCCTGGTCACCGGTGGAGCGTCGGGTCTCGGCCTCGCCACCGCCGAAAAGCTCAGCGCCGCCGGAGCGCAGGTCGTGATCGTCGATCTCCCCGGATCGCCCGGCGCGGATGTCGCCGAACGCTCGGAAGGCATCACCTTCGTGCCCGCCGATGTGCGTGACAGCGAACAGATCTCGGCAGCCATCGAGACCGCCTCGTCCCTGGCTCCCCTGCGGATCACGATCAACTGCGCGGGCATCGGCGACCCAGCCAAGACCCTCGGACGTCGCGGCCCCCTCGCGCTCGACCGGTTCGAGCGCGTCATCTCGATCAACCTGCTGGGGACCTTCAACGTGATCCGGCTCGCCGCCGAGGCGATCGCGGCCACCGACCCCGTCGAGGGGGAGCGCGGCGTCATCGTGAACACGGCATCGGTGGCCGCTTTCGACGGGCAGGTCGGCCAGGCGTCCTACTCCGCATCCAAGGCGGCGATCGCAGGGATGACGTTGCCGGTCGCCAGGGATCTGGCCGAATCGTTGATCCGCGTTGTCACCATCGCGCCGGGAATGTTCGCCACCCCGATCTTGCAGGGGTTGACCGACGACGCTCGTGCGTCGCTGGAGGAACAGATCCCCCATCCCTCACGGTTGGGCCGGCCGACCGAATATGCCGACCTCGTTGCGCACATCGTCGACAACCCGATGCTCAACGGTGAGACCATCCGGCTCGACGGCGCTCTGCGGATGGCACCGCGATGA
- a CDS encoding MaoC family dehydratase gives MTLTTEPRVGDALPAFLVDSVDADKIRIMALIFQDPNPIHFNLEAVRDAGLGDRFVNQGGVTMAYIINMLTSWTGSRGSIRSLSTRFTANVFAGDAVEAGGTVTGVRHTDGQTLVDCDVWVRPVTADGDAPPVVAGTATVAL, from the coding sequence ATGACACTCACGACCGAACCGCGCGTCGGTGACGCCCTGCCCGCCTTCCTCGTCGACTCGGTGGACGCCGACAAGATCCGGATCATGGCTCTGATCTTCCAGGACCCCAACCCCATTCACTTCAATCTCGAGGCTGTGCGCGATGCGGGTCTGGGCGACAGATTCGTCAACCAGGGCGGTGTCACGATGGCTTACATCATCAACATGCTCACCAGCTGGACCGGGTCGCGCGGGTCGATCCGTTCCCTGTCCACCCGATTCACCGCAAATGTCTTCGCAGGGGATGCGGTCGAGGCCGGCGGAACGGTGACCGGCGTGCGCCACACCGACGGTCAGACGCTGGTCGACTGCGACGTCTGGGTCCGTCCCGTCACCGCGGACGGCGATGCACCTCCCGTCGTCGCCGGAACCGCCACCGTCGCACTGTGA
- a CDS encoding MaoC family dehydratase N-terminal domain-containing protein, producing MAVTPSTEKASDATHATGDSGGSGTRSSAADLPDIAGLKRSLDGKQLPGASITIEPYQSVLADYALEAGTDDSGDAHPLWGLVFALRGMGISVDELCALAGQRAQDVLLFGNCEVIQHRPLRVGATIDVSATIEPVSRKETRNGGHLDFVTVRTAFHDRDDPSDGPVGEVVNGFIFKRGA from the coding sequence ATGGCGGTTACACCATCTACTGAAAAAGCCTCCGACGCAACGCACGCCACCGGTGACAGCGGTGGGTCGGGGACCAGGTCGTCGGCAGCGGATCTCCCCGACATTGCGGGCCTCAAGCGGTCACTGGACGGTAAGCAACTCCCGGGCGCCAGTATCACCATCGAGCCGTATCAGAGCGTGCTGGCCGATTACGCGCTGGAAGCCGGTACCGACGACTCGGGTGACGCGCACCCGTTGTGGGGGCTTGTGTTTGCCCTGCGGGGGATGGGCATCAGCGTCGACGAGCTGTGCGCTCTCGCCGGCCAACGAGCCCAGGACGTGCTGTTGTTCGGCAACTGCGAAGTGATCCAGCACCGGCCGTTGCGCGTCGGCGCCACGATCGATGTCTCTGCGACCATCGAGCCCGTCAGTCGCAAGGAGACCCGGAACGGCGGTCACCTGGACTTCGTGACCGTCCGAACGGCCTTCCACGACAGAGACGACCCGTCCGATGGTCCTGTCGGCGAGGTCGTCAACGGCTTCATCTTCAAGCGAGGAGCGTAG
- a CDS encoding SDR family NAD(P)-dependent oxidoreductase: protein MAADLTGTTAVVTGGNNGIGRALAVGIAKAGADVAIWARNAERNAQTVAEIETFGVKALAVSCDVTDEQAVIAAMDETVTTLGPLGCFVANSGISVETPIVDMSFDTWRHVLATNLDGAFLCTREAARRFVDQGVGGSMVVVSSTISRYGGAGMAAYGASKTGVLGLGRTLAVELARHRVRCNVLIPGWTKTAMNEHLQADERFVRATSGRTPVRRWAEPEEFHDIAAFLADPTLTFHTGNEVIVDGGYTIY, encoded by the coding sequence ATGGCCGCCGATCTCACCGGTACCACGGCTGTCGTCACTGGCGGTAACAACGGGATCGGCCGCGCTCTCGCCGTCGGCATCGCCAAAGCCGGTGCAGACGTGGCGATCTGGGCGCGCAATGCCGAGCGCAATGCGCAGACCGTCGCCGAGATCGAGACATTCGGGGTGAAGGCGCTCGCGGTGAGCTGCGACGTGACCGACGAGCAGGCCGTCATCGCGGCCATGGACGAGACGGTGACGACGCTCGGGCCGCTGGGTTGTTTCGTGGCGAATTCCGGGATCTCGGTCGAGACCCCGATCGTGGACATGTCCTTCGACACCTGGCGACATGTGCTCGCCACGAATCTCGACGGGGCCTTCCTCTGTACTCGCGAGGCGGCGCGGCGGTTCGTCGACCAGGGAGTCGGTGGCTCCATGGTCGTTGTGTCGTCAACCATCAGCCGCTACGGCGGGGCGGGTATGGCCGCCTACGGTGCGAGCAAGACCGGGGTGCTCGGCCTCGGCCGGACACTGGCGGTCGAACTCGCCCGGCACCGAGTGCGATGCAACGTGCTGATCCCGGGATGGACCAAGACCGCCATGAACGAGCACTTGCAAGCAGACGAGCGGTTCGTCCGGGCGACTAGCGGCCGGACGCCGGTTCGGCGATGGGCGGAGCCGGAGGAGTTCCACGACATCGCGGCCTTCCTGGCCGATCCGACCCTGACGTTCCACACCGGAAACGAGGTGATCGTCGATGGCGGTTACACCATCTACTGA
- a CDS encoding acyl-CoA dehydrogenase family protein codes for MTVTTPETGNLLYTEIEDDLRQSVRSLLDKRCGWTEVLARTESADLVDTSLWSTLAGELGCAAMPIPEEQGGAGGSWREAAVVAEELGRAVAPVPFLGSAGISTALLLELRLADVLEQIASGESTAVLCIPFAATPYDGDPSSVTVDSGRLQGRVSGVVDAGAADILLVPTTDGLYLVPADTATITESVSLDMTRPVSDISFDGAEGRRLADAGAELDAAVFTALRVGAMLLASEQLGLAERCLDLTVEYLATRRQFARLLGSYQALKHRLADLWVLITQARAVARYAAECAATRSSDLPIAVALAQATCSEVAQQAAEECIQLHGGIGFTWEHPAHLYLKRAKADAIGLGTASAHRAALATLIDIQLPEAR; via the coding sequence ATGACGGTCACGACGCCGGAAACCGGCAATCTCCTCTACACCGAGATCGAAGATGACCTACGCCAGAGTGTGCGATCGCTGCTGGACAAACGGTGTGGGTGGACAGAAGTTCTGGCGCGCACCGAATCGGCCGATCTCGTCGACACGAGTCTGTGGTCCACCCTTGCCGGCGAACTGGGCTGCGCGGCCATGCCGATCCCCGAAGAACAGGGCGGTGCCGGCGGGAGTTGGCGCGAGGCCGCAGTGGTAGCCGAGGAACTCGGCCGTGCGGTCGCTCCCGTGCCGTTCCTCGGCTCGGCCGGCATTTCCACCGCCCTGCTGCTCGAACTGCGCCTGGCCGACGTTCTCGAGCAGATCGCCTCGGGCGAGTCGACGGCGGTGTTGTGCATTCCGTTCGCGGCGACGCCGTACGACGGCGATCCGTCGTCGGTCACCGTGGACAGCGGGCGTCTGCAGGGTCGGGTGTCCGGTGTCGTCGATGCCGGCGCCGCCGACATTCTGCTCGTGCCCACCACAGACGGTCTCTACCTCGTGCCCGCTGATACCGCGACGATCACGGAGTCGGTGTCGCTGGACATGACCCGACCCGTCTCGGACATCTCGTTCGACGGCGCCGAGGGCCGACGTCTCGCCGACGCGGGCGCCGAGCTCGACGCGGCCGTGTTCACCGCCCTGCGGGTCGGAGCGATGCTGCTGGCCTCCGAGCAGCTCGGCCTCGCCGAGAGGTGCCTGGATCTCACCGTCGAGTATCTGGCGACTCGTCGGCAGTTCGCCCGTCTGCTCGGGTCCTACCAGGCACTCAAGCACCGGCTTGCCGACCTGTGGGTGCTCATCACCCAGGCGAGGGCGGTCGCGCGATACGCCGCCGAGTGTGCCGCGACGAGGTCCTCGGATCTGCCGATCGCCGTTGCCCTGGCGCAGGCCACCTGTTCCGAGGTCGCGCAGCAGGCGGCCGAGGAGTGCATTCAACTCCACGGAGGTATCGGTTTCACCTGGGAGCATCCGGCGCATCTCTACCTCAAGCGCGCGAAGGCCGACGCCATAGGTCTGGGCACCGCTTCGGCACATCGCGCGGCACTGGCCACGCTCATCGACATCCAGTTGCCGGAGGCGCGCTGA
- a CDS encoding acyl-CoA dehydrogenase family protein encodes MSTTISDAVSELLAAHDPSTTERFDFLRAQFDAGLAWVHYPEGLGGRGLDRELQVTVDRLLAEAGAPNNEPHRNIIGLGMAAPTILRFGTDEQKARWLRPLWTGEEIWCQLFSEPGAGSDLANVATSAVRKDDRWVVNGQKVWTSLAHDASWAILVTRTDTSVPKHKGLTFFVCDMSAAGVDVRPLRQITGESEFNEVFLDGVEIPDEDRLGNVGQGWAVTQNTLMNERVAIAAGTVPRESGAIGELVKVWRTRPELRTAALHDEVMQFWVGAEVARLTAERLGQKQAAGQPGPEASGSKLTYARLNQQIASLELDLLGAEALRYGDYSARRPVIVEHSESPAGWRYLRAKGNSIEGGTSEIMRNIIAERVLQLPPEPRADKDTPWKDLPR; translated from the coding sequence ATGAGCACGACCATCTCCGACGCCGTCTCCGAACTCCTCGCGGCCCATGACCCGTCGACGACCGAGCGGTTCGATTTCCTGCGTGCCCAGTTCGATGCCGGGCTGGCGTGGGTGCACTACCCCGAGGGACTCGGGGGCCGCGGACTCGACCGAGAGTTACAGGTCACGGTCGACCGGCTGTTGGCAGAAGCCGGCGCCCCCAACAACGAGCCCCATCGCAACATCATCGGTCTCGGGATGGCGGCGCCCACGATCCTCCGATTCGGAACCGACGAACAGAAGGCTCGCTGGTTGCGTCCGTTGTGGACGGGCGAAGAGATCTGGTGCCAACTCTTCTCCGAACCGGGAGCAGGCTCGGACCTCGCCAATGTCGCGACCAGCGCCGTCCGCAAGGACGACCGGTGGGTCGTCAACGGCCAGAAGGTGTGGACTTCGCTGGCCCACGACGCCAGCTGGGCGATCCTGGTCACCCGAACAGACACCTCGGTCCCGAAGCACAAGGGCCTGACCTTCTTCGTCTGCGACATGAGTGCAGCAGGTGTGGATGTGCGTCCGCTGCGCCAGATCACCGGTGAGAGTGAATTCAACGAGGTCTTCCTCGACGGAGTCGAGATCCCCGACGAGGATCGACTCGGCAACGTCGGACAGGGATGGGCCGTCACCCAGAACACCCTGATGAACGAACGAGTCGCTATCGCTGCCGGCACCGTGCCGCGGGAGAGCGGAGCCATCGGGGAACTGGTCAAGGTCTGGCGTACGCGGCCGGAGCTGCGCACCGCGGCACTGCACGACGAGGTCATGCAGTTCTGGGTCGGGGCGGAGGTCGCCCGCCTGACCGCCGAACGGCTAGGCCAGAAGCAGGCAGCCGGCCAACCGGGCCCGGAAGCGTCGGGGTCGAAGCTCACCTATGCCCGGCTCAACCAGCAGATCGCCTCTCTCGAGCTCGATCTCCTCGGCGCCGAGGCACTTCGCTACGGCGACTACTCGGCGCGCCGGCCGGTGATCGTCGAACATTCCGAGAGTCCGGCTGGGTGGCGCTACCTGCGGGCCAAGGGCAACTCGATCGAAGGCGGCACGTCGGAGATCATGCGCAACATCATCGCCGAACGTGTGCTGCAGCTCCCGCCCGAGCCGCGCGCCGACAAGGACACGCCTTGGAAGGATCTTCCCCGATGA
- a CDS encoding Zn-ribbon domain-containing OB-fold protein encodes MTTETSGTITTQRVHWDLDYDVHLGRTWGRFMQGLTEKKILANACPECDRVFVPPQAYCEACFVATDEWQELPPEGEVEVFTVAWQSFRGGPKPPYAIAGIRLDGASTLLMHYVSGLDLSDPAAVGGQLKPGARVRAVWADDRTGQILDIAHFEQIP; translated from the coding sequence ATGACCACCGAAACTTCTGGCACCATCACGACCCAGCGGGTCCATTGGGACCTCGACTACGACGTGCACCTCGGTCGGACCTGGGGCCGCTTCATGCAGGGGCTGACCGAGAAGAAGATCCTCGCCAACGCGTGTCCGGAGTGCGATCGGGTCTTCGTCCCTCCGCAGGCATACTGCGAAGCCTGCTTCGTGGCCACCGATGAGTGGCAGGAACTTCCGCCCGAGGGCGAGGTGGAGGTGTTCACCGTGGCGTGGCAGAGCTTCCGCGGTGGGCCGAAGCCGCCGTACGCCATCGCCGGGATCCGCCTCGACGGCGCCAGCACGCTTCTCATGCACTATGTGAGCGGGCTCGACCTCTCCGATCCCGCCGCAGTCGGCGGCCAGCTCAAGCCCGGCGCGCGGGTTCGGGCCGTCTGGGCCGATGACCGGACCGGACAGATCCTCGACATCGCGCACTTCGAGCAGATCCCATGA